A DNA window from Streptococcus sp. LPB0220 contains the following coding sequences:
- a CDS encoding SPJ_0845 family protein, whose translation MAIKFSKTDDLDKMFENFASFPDLEKTVEFPEEKKKAETAAKDAKKAK comes from the coding sequence ATGGCTATTAAATTTTCTAAGACAGATGATCTTGATAAAATGTTTGAAAACTTTGCAAGTTTTCCAGATCTAGAAAAAACAGTTGAATTCCCCGAAGAAAAAAAGAAAGCAGAAACGGCTGCTAAAGATGCAAAGAAGGCTAAATAA
- a CDS encoding permease — MTFFQHLPSSVLQAGAIFLSIIIEALPFVLIGSIISGMIEVYVTPEKVYRFLPKNKFGRIFFGTFIGFIFPSCECGIVPIINRFLEKKVPSYTAVPFLVTAPVINPIVLFATYSAFGNSVKMALYRALGSLLVATVLGIFLGFIQTDSIQKEHRKPVHEHDFSDLSKGQKLFQVLVQAIDEFFDTGRYLVFGCLFASLVQVYVPTRILTSISATPVIAILLLMALSFLLSLCSEADAFIGSSLLSSFGVAPVLAFLVIGPMLDVKNLLMMKNYLKTRFIWQFIGIVCGVVLLYSWIVGVAL, encoded by the coding sequence ATGACATTCTTTCAACACCTTCCCTCTAGCGTCTTGCAGGCTGGGGCTATTTTTCTCTCGATTATCATTGAGGCCCTGCCCTTTGTCCTGATCGGAAGTATCATTTCAGGAATGATTGAGGTTTATGTCACACCTGAGAAGGTTTACCGTTTTCTTCCCAAAAATAAATTTGGGCGGATTTTCTTTGGGACCTTTATCGGCTTTATCTTTCCTTCCTGTGAATGTGGAATTGTTCCCATTATCAATCGCTTTCTAGAAAAGAAAGTCCCAAGTTATACTGCTGTTCCCTTTCTGGTGACAGCACCTGTTATCAATCCTATCGTTCTCTTTGCAACCTACTCAGCCTTTGGGAATTCTGTTAAGATGGCCCTCTATCGCGCCCTGGGTTCCCTACTGGTCGCAACGGTACTAGGGATCTTCCTTGGCTTTATTCAGACAGATTCGATCCAAAAAGAACATCGCAAGCCTGTGCATGAACATGATTTTAGCGATTTGAGCAAAGGCCAAAAGCTCTTTCAAGTCTTGGTTCAGGCAATTGATGAATTCTTTGATACAGGACGCTACTTGGTATTCGGTTGTCTTTTTGCAAGCCTCGTCCAAGTCTATGTCCCAACACGGATCCTCACTTCGATCAGTGCGACACCGGTTATTGCTATTCTCCTCCTTATGGCCTTGTCCTTCCTCCTCTCACTTTGTAGCGAGGCGGATGCCTTTATCGGCTCCTCTCTTCTGAGTAGTTTTGGAGTAGCGCCGGTGCTGGCCTTTCTGGTGATTGGACCCATGCTTGATGTCAAGAATCTCCTCATGATGAAAAATTATCTCAAGACCCGTTTTATCTGGCAATTTATCGGAATTGTCTGTGGAGTTGTGCTCCTATACTCTTGGATTGTGGGGGTAGCTTTATGA
- a CDS encoding TIGR03943 family putative permease subunit, which translates to MIRFLILAGYFELTMYLQLSGKLNQYINLHYSYLAYISMFLSFILALVQLIIWVKQMKIHSHLSGLWAKVASIFLLCIPLFVGLFFPTVTLDSQTVSAKGYHFPVAAGSSKEIQQDEGTTTQYLKPDTSSYFTKSAYESEMKQAAKKYVDKKVIQVTTENYMEVMEVIYDYPDQFAGKTIELTGFVYNDPNNKDSQFLFRFGIIHCIADSGVYGLLTTGAPQHFENNTWIHAKGTLSIEYHKQLKQSLPVLHISDCQTITKPANPYVYRVF; encoded by the coding sequence ATGATACGATTTTTGATCTTAGCAGGTTATTTTGAGCTCACCATGTATCTTCAATTATCCGGTAAGCTCAATCAATACATCAACTTACACTATTCTTACTTGGCTTATATTTCCATGTTTTTGTCCTTCATTTTAGCTCTTGTGCAGCTGATTATCTGGGTCAAACAAATGAAAATCCATAGTCATCTATCCGGCTTATGGGCAAAAGTGGCGAGTATCTTCTTGCTCTGTATTCCTTTGTTTGTCGGCTTATTTTTCCCAACAGTGACGCTGGATTCTCAAACTGTCTCTGCCAAAGGCTATCACTTCCCAGTGGCAGCAGGTTCTTCCAAAGAAATCCAACAGGATGAAGGGACAACAACCCAGTATCTCAAACCGGATACCAGTAGCTATTTCACTAAGTCCGCCTATGAGTCAGAGATGAAGCAGGCAGCTAAGAAATATGTTGATAAAAAGGTGATCCAGGTGACCACTGAGAATTATATGGAAGTCATGGAGGTCATTTATGATTATCCAGATCAATTTGCGGGGAAAACCATCGAGTTGACCGGTTTTGTTTACAATGATCCTAATAACAAAGACAGCCAATTCCTCTTTCGCTTTGGGATCATCCACTGTATCGCAGATTCCGGTGTCTACGGTCTTTTAACAACCGGTGCTCCCCAACATTTTGAAAATAATACTTGGATCCATGCAAAAGGAACCTTGTCCATTGAATACCACAAACAGCTCAAGCAAAGCTTGCCTGTCCTCCACATTAGTGATTGCCAGACCATTACGAAACCGGCCAATCCATATGTCTACCGCGTATTCTGA
- the zwf gene encoding glucose-6-phosphate dehydrogenase gives MSSKVIVTIFGASGDLAKRKLYPSLFRLYKSGNLSENFAVIGTARRPWSKEYFESVVVESITDLADSPQQAQEFASHFYYQSHDVNDTEHYIALRELQNSLDEKYQTEHNKVFFLSMAPQFFGTIAKHLKSEGIVDGQGFERLIVEKPFGTDLETASQLNKELEETFDEEQIFRIDHYLGKEMIQNIFAIRFGNLIFDNLWNRDFIDNIQITFAERLGVEERGGYYDHSGALRDMVQNHTLQLLSLLAMDKPATFTKDAIRAEKVKVFEQLYNPTDEELKKFFIRGQYRSGTIEGKKDISYRSEPNVGPESTTETYTSGAFFVDSDRFRGVPFFFRTGKRLTQKGTMVNVVFKQTDSIFGHDLQPNVLTIYIQPNEGFSLSINGKEVGEKFSIAPISFDYETDATATGASPEPYEKLIFDVLNNDSTNYSHWHEVRASWQLIDRIEKLWAENGAPLYEYKSGSMGPTASDDLLAEYGAEWVWKPEPKN, from the coding sequence ATGTCTTCAAAAGTTATTGTAACCATTTTCGGGGCCAGTGGAGATTTAGCCAAGCGCAAACTCTACCCATCCCTTTTTAGACTCTATAAATCAGGAAATCTATCTGAAAACTTTGCGGTTATCGGAACAGCCCGCAGACCATGGAGCAAAGAATACTTTGAATCAGTCGTGGTAGAATCTATCACAGATCTGGCAGATAGCCCTCAACAAGCTCAAGAATTCGCTAGTCATTTCTACTACCAAAGCCATGATGTCAATGATACCGAACATTACATCGCCCTGCGCGAATTGCAAAATAGCTTGGATGAAAAATACCAAACGGAACACAACAAGGTCTTCTTCTTGTCCATGGCTCCTCAATTTTTTGGAACCATTGCCAAACACCTCAAATCCGAAGGAATTGTGGATGGACAAGGCTTTGAGCGCTTGATCGTTGAAAAACCTTTCGGTACAGACCTAGAAACGGCTAGTCAGCTCAACAAGGAATTGGAAGAAACCTTTGATGAAGAACAAATCTTCCGGATCGACCATTACCTTGGAAAAGAAATGATCCAAAATATCTTTGCCATTCGTTTTGGAAATCTTATTTTTGATAATCTTTGGAACCGAGATTTTATTGACAATATCCAAATTACCTTTGCTGAACGCTTGGGGGTTGAAGAACGCGGTGGCTACTATGATCACTCGGGGGCCCTTCGAGATATGGTGCAAAACCATACCCTTCAGCTTTTGTCTTTGCTTGCAATGGATAAACCAGCCACCTTTACTAAGGATGCGATTCGAGCTGAAAAAGTTAAAGTTTTTGAGCAATTGTACAATCCAACAGATGAGGAATTAAAGAAATTCTTTATCCGTGGTCAATACCGTTCAGGTACGATCGAAGGGAAAAAAGACATCTCTTATCGCAGCGAGCCCAATGTCGGCCCTGAATCTACTACGGAGACCTATACTTCTGGGGCATTCTTTGTTGATAGCGATCGCTTCCGTGGAGTTCCTTTCTTCTTCCGTACTGGAAAACGCTTGACGCAAAAAGGAACCATGGTCAATGTGGTCTTCAAGCAAACCGACTCCATCTTTGGACATGACTTGCAACCAAATGTCTTGACCATTTATATCCAACCAAATGAAGGTTTCTCATTGAGCATCAACGGAAAAGAGGTCGGAGAAAAATTCAGTATCGCACCGATTTCCTTTGACTACGAAACAGATGCGACTGCAACTGGAGCTTCCCCAGAGCCTTATGAAAAATTAATTTTTGACGTTTTGAACAATGACTCAACCAATTACAGCCACTGGCACGAAGTCCGTGCTTCATGGCAATTGATTGACCGGATTGAAAAACTATGGGCCGAAAATGGAGCACCGCTCTATGAATACAAGTCTGGATCCATGGGACCAACTGCATCCGATGATCTCCTTGCAGAATACGGAGCCGAATGGGTTTGGAAACCTGAACCTAAGAATTAA
- the ftsY gene encoding signal recognition particle-docking protein FtsY, which translates to MGLFDRLFGKKEETEKVLPSSEEVTDSTEVEETVKEEPTAIQNDKEEQKIADMEAYYQELKARIAATHQPVSTVAQEEPAEEPLVEEKVTSETHEDQVPVEESPVVFEPAQTEASPEEVSPLADDTETEPLEEVEETENGEEADGASASEMKEEPPIAFPSSDAELVEGSTTEEESPELVEAQDEVSEPEVSEAIAQVEETSEVAEAESRIPQGEAASTVEERTVEEAEEPIPDEVEPEQENIQEKYDRSLKKTRTGFGARLNAFFANFRSVDEEFFEELEELLIMSDVGVQVASNLTEELRYEARLENAKKPDALKRVIIEKLVDLYEKDGQFNEDIRFQDGLTVMLFVGVNGVGKTTSIGKLAHRYKQEGKKVMLVAADTFRAGAVAQLAEWGRRVDVPVVTGPEKSDPASVVFDGMERAIAENIDVLMIDTAGRLQNKDNLMAELEKIGRIIKRVVPDAPHETLLALDASTGQNALVQAKEFSKITPVTGIVLTKIDGTARGGVVLAIREELDIPVKLIGFGEKIDDIGPFHSENFMRGLLEGLI; encoded by the coding sequence ATGGGATTATTTGATCGTTTATTTGGAAAAAAAGAAGAAACTGAAAAAGTGCTTCCGTCTTCGGAAGAAGTGACGGACAGTACGGAGGTTGAAGAAACTGTCAAAGAGGAGCCGACGGCTATCCAAAATGACAAGGAAGAGCAAAAAATCGCTGATATGGAGGCTTACTACCAAGAGCTCAAAGCGCGAATTGCAGCCACTCATCAACCTGTTTCAACCGTTGCTCAAGAAGAGCCGGCAGAGGAACCTCTTGTAGAAGAAAAAGTGACATCAGAGACTCATGAAGACCAAGTACCAGTAGAGGAGTCTCCAGTTGTCTTTGAACCTGCTCAAACAGAAGCAAGTCCTGAAGAAGTTTCACCACTAGCTGATGACACGGAGACTGAGCCTCTTGAAGAAGTGGAAGAAACTGAAAATGGTGAGGAAGCAGATGGGGCTAGTGCTTCAGAAATGAAAGAAGAGCCACCGATTGCCTTTCCATCATCTGACGCTGAGCTAGTAGAAGGGAGCACGACAGAAGAGGAGTCTCCAGAACTAGTAGAAGCTCAGGATGAGGTTTCAGAACCTGAAGTATCAGAAGCGATTGCTCAAGTGGAGGAAACTTCAGAAGTGGCAGAAGCCGAGTCCAGAATTCCTCAAGGAGAAGCTGCATCAACCGTTGAGGAAAGAACTGTTGAAGAGGCAGAGGAGCCAATTCCAGATGAGGTTGAGCCAGAGCAAGAAAACATTCAGGAAAAATACGATCGTAGCTTGAAAAAGACACGGACTGGATTTGGAGCACGCCTCAATGCCTTCTTTGCCAATTTCCGTTCAGTCGATGAAGAATTCTTTGAAGAATTGGAAGAACTCTTGATCATGAGTGACGTTGGGGTTCAAGTGGCCTCTAATTTAACCGAAGAGTTGCGCTATGAAGCACGTTTGGAAAATGCCAAAAAGCCAGATGCTCTCAAGCGCGTGATCATCGAAAAATTGGTGGACTTGTATGAAAAGGATGGCCAATTTAATGAAGACATTCGTTTTCAAGACGGTCTTACGGTCATGCTCTTTGTTGGGGTCAATGGAGTTGGTAAAACAACCTCTATCGGGAAGTTAGCCCACCGCTACAAACAAGAAGGCAAGAAAGTCATGTTGGTTGCAGCAGATACTTTCCGTGCAGGAGCAGTAGCTCAACTGGCAGAATGGGGACGCCGCGTAGATGTTCCAGTTGTAACAGGTCCTGAAAAATCAGATCCTGCTAGCGTCGTCTTTGATGGAATGGAACGTGCGATCGCTGAAAACATCGATGTTCTGATGATTGATACGGCGGGTCGTCTGCAAAACAAGGACAACCTCATGGCGGAGCTGGAAAAAATCGGTCGCATTATCAAGCGTGTGGTACCTGATGCACCGCATGAAACCTTGCTAGCCCTCGATGCATCAACTGGTCAAAATGCCTTGGTGCAAGCTAAAGAATTTTCAAAAATTACGCCTGTGACAGGAATTGTATTGACCAAGATAGATGGAACGGCTCGAGGTGGGGTCGTCCTTGCGATCCGTGAAGAGTTGGACATCCCAGTGAAGTTGATTGGATTCGGAGAAAAGATTGATGACATCGGACCATTCCACTCAGAAAACTTCATGAGAGGCCTCTTGGAAGGCTTGATTTAA
- a CDS encoding Cof-type HAD-IIB family hydrolase translates to MSQISLIALDLDGTLLNSEKKISPRNRAALVAAQAQGVKVVLTTGRPLKAMDFLLEELGTAGLKEEYTITFNGGLVQRNNGEILSKVVLAPEDVTTIHDETARLGLPLDAISEGTVYEIHADRKSLYSLYNPYLNFIETDFKDLPSTISYNKCVTAVDQDFLDATIKQIKPELFQDYEIFKSREMLLEWCPKNVHKATGLEALASILGLEADQVMACGDEANDLSMIQWAGLGVAMGNAIPAVKEVAALVAPVTNDQDAVAWAIENYVLKESE, encoded by the coding sequence ATGAGTCAGATTTCCTTGATTGCGCTGGATTTAGATGGGACCCTTCTCAATTCTGAAAAAAAGATTTCCCCTCGCAATAGAGCAGCCCTCGTTGCTGCACAGGCCCAAGGTGTCAAGGTGGTTCTAACCACTGGTCGCCCCTTGAAAGCCATGGATTTTCTTTTAGAAGAATTGGGAACAGCAGGCCTTAAAGAAGAGTATACGATTACCTTCAACGGTGGTCTAGTGCAGCGAAATAATGGAGAAATCCTCTCAAAAGTTGTCTTGGCACCAGAAGATGTCACAACCATTCATGATGAAACAGCCCGTCTAGGCCTTCCGCTGGATGCCATTAGTGAGGGAACGGTTTATGAGATTCATGCAGATCGAAAGTCTCTCTATTCCCTTTACAATCCCTACCTGAACTTTATTGAGACAGATTTTAAAGACCTGCCATCCACGATTTCCTACAACAAGTGTGTGACAGCCGTCGATCAAGACTTTTTAGATGCAACTATCAAGCAGATCAAGCCGGAGTTATTTCAAGACTATGAAATTTTTAAATCTCGGGAAATGTTGCTGGAATGGTGCCCTAAAAATGTTCACAAGGCAACAGGTTTAGAGGCACTGGCTTCTATTTTGGGTCTTGAGGCAGATCAAGTCATGGCCTGTGGAGATGAAGCCAATGACCTGTCTATGATACAATGGGCTGGACTGGGGGTTGCCATGGGCAATGCGATTCCAGCAGTGAAGGAAGTTGCAGCGCTTGTGGCCCCTGTGACCAATGACCAAGATGCCGTCGCATGGGCGATTGAAAATTATGTGCTAAAGGAGAGTGAATAA
- a CDS encoding Cof-type HAD-IIB family hydrolase translates to MKNNDIKLIATDMDGTFLNDQHQYDQELLRKVLASCKEKGIYFAAASGRALLSLKSLFKEFEDQMIFIAENGSVVEFHGEDLYEATMSKDFYLSVFEALKASPYADPNKLLLTGKKGSYVLETVDPDYLALSQHYNENIQKVKSLADIQDEIFKLTTNFDAALVLEGEQWVTENIPGVKAMTTGFESIDIVLDYVDKGVAIIALADKLGISMDQVMAFGDNLNDLHMMQVVGHPVAPENARPEILAIAETVIGHHATGSVLRYMEEIV, encoded by the coding sequence ATGAAGAATAATGATATTAAATTGATCGCTACGGATATGGATGGAACCTTTCTAAATGACCAACATCAGTACGATCAAGAGCTTTTACGCAAGGTATTAGCAAGCTGCAAAGAAAAAGGCATTTATTTTGCTGCTGCAAGTGGCCGTGCCCTTCTTTCTCTCAAATCCCTCTTTAAAGAATTTGAGGACCAGATGATTTTCATTGCTGAAAATGGTAGTGTGGTAGAATTTCATGGAGAAGATCTCTACGAAGCGACCATGTCCAAAGACTTTTATTTGAGTGTTTTTGAGGCTTTGAAAGCTTCCCCTTATGCAGATCCGAATAAGCTTCTTTTGACGGGGAAAAAAGGGAGCTATGTCTTAGAAACAGTAGATCCCGACTATCTGGCCTTGAGTCAGCACTACAATGAAAACATTCAAAAAGTGAAAAGCCTAGCGGATATTCAGGATGAAATTTTCAAATTGACCACCAACTTTGATGCAGCTCTTGTACTTGAAGGTGAGCAATGGGTCACTGAGAATATCCCCGGTGTCAAAGCGATGACGACAGGTTTTGAATCGATTGATATTGTCCTCGATTATGTCGATAAGGGAGTGGCCATTATCGCCTTAGCGGATAAACTAGGGATCTCGATGGATCAGGTGATGGCTTTCGGGGATAACTTAAATGACCTCCATATGATGCAAGTCGTGGGCCATCCTGTAGCGCCAGAAAATGCACGTCCTGAAATCTTAGCGATTGCTGAAACAGTCATCGGCCACCATGCGACGGGTTCTGTCCTACGCTACATGGAGGAAATTGTATGA